TAGAGATAGAAAAAAGCTTGAAAAAATAAAATCATAAGAAAGACCAAACTTATAATAGGATACAAGAAAAAGAAAGCCTGTTAATAATTCAATAAGAGGGTAACGCAAGGGAATCTTAACACCACAATACCTGCATTTTCCTTTCAAAGCTAAATAACTAAATATCGGAACAAGATCGCTCCAGCAAAGTTTATGTCCGCAAGAAGGGCAAAAAGAAGGGGGGTAAATAATAGATACCCCCCGTGGCAATCTGTAGATACAAGAGTTCAAAAAACTACCAATAATCAAACCTAAGAGGAAAACTATAGCTTCCATAGAATTTTTCAAATCCCGACAATGGACTTTCCTCCAGGTGGAATAGCGATAATTCCTCTAAGTTCCGGCTTTTTCTGAAGTTCTTTCTTGAACTCTTCTGCTCTTAACGGATTAACAAAATTGGGATCCTCAAAAGAGTACTTAAAATTAGTATGAATGTCATACCTTCCCTCAAGAATAGCAACTACATCTTCAACGAAAACAAGTTCTTCATCAGTAGGAATAACAAATATTTTTACCCTTGAAGTATCCTCATGAATAAAGGTTTCAGCATTTCTGGTTTTAGCTATAGCATTTCTTTTACAGTCTAACTTTATTCCCCAAAAATCAAGATTCTCTAAAACTTTTTCTCTCACCTCAGGAGACATTTCCCCAACACCAGCTGTAAACACTATAGCATCAATATTTCCAAGAGCAAAAGAGTATGCTCCTACATATTTTCTTAATCTATAACACTCTATTTCGAAAGCTAGCTTTGCTCTTTCATCACCAGCTTCCAAAGCAGTCATTACATCTCTTCTATCTATATATTTGCCAGTTATTCCCAAAATACCACTCTTTTTATTTAATATATCGTTCATAACCTTAGGTGATATTCCCTCTTTCTCCATAACATATAAGTCTATAGCTGCATCGTGATCTCCTGCTCTTGTTCCCATCACCAACCCTTCAAGCGGAGTGAACCCCATGCTTGTATCGAAAGAAAGGCCTTTTTTAACAGCATTAGCACTTACTCCATTACCTATATGCAACGAAACAAGATTGACATCAAAGGGATCTTTTCCTAAGAGAACTGCAGCCCTTTTAGCTACATAAAGAAGCGACGTTCCATGAAAGCCATATCTTCTTATTTTATATTTCTGATACCACTCATACGGCAGAGCATATATATAAGAGCTTGGCGGCATAGTTTGATGCCACGCAGTATCCATAACTGCAACATGAGGAACATTAGGTAAAAGCTCTTTTGCCGCTTCAATCCCCATTACATTAGGAGGATTATGAAGAGGAGCAAGATCAGAAAGCTTTCTAAAAGTTTCTAAAGCTTTATCATCAATTAAAACAGACTTCGCAAACTCTTCTCCTCCATGAACTACTCTGTGACCAACTGCATTTATTTCCTTAACGTTATTAATAACACCATATTGGGGGTGAACAAGCAATTCGATAATGAGCTTAATAGCTTCTTTATGGGTAGGACAATCATGCTCAACTCTGGTACTCTCTTTACCATGGGGAGAGTGAATACAAAAAGAACCCCCTACCGTTACTCGCTCAACCGTACCCTTCACTAAAGGCAGTTTTTTTTCCCAATCATAAAGCATATATTTAACGGAAGAACTACCACAGTTTAAAGTTAATATATACATTTTAAAATACACCTCCCATAAAACTTTCAACATTCTTTTTTAAGGTAATTTTAAACTCACCTTTAGGTCCTTTCCTATTTTAACACAATTAGATTAAAACTATTTGTTTAAAAAACGAAGCTTTTAACCCCCCATTTCTTAACAAGTCCTCCCCAAAGAAGATTAGTTTCAGAAACTATTATTTCCGAAATAGCAAAAAAACTCATCAGGGAAAAAAGTATAAGGCTACCCTCAAGAATTATATAAGACCGTCCAGGGTCAAAGATAAAAAGAGAGTCTATTTCCCTTGATGGAAGTTTACTCAGAGAGACTAGAATACTATACAACCAGTTCATATCTAGTTTCTTTCCATGAACAAGTTTCATATCATAGAAAGCGGCCTTTTCCTTAAGCAGAGCTAAAGCAGAAATAGTTCCTCCGACCCCCACAAAAGTTTTTGCCCTACAAGAATTTAACTTAATAGAAAAAGCCTCTTCTTGCCAATAGTTTTCTAAAAAGGAAATTATCTCTCCTACAGAATTAAAAGAAATATCCTTTAATTTAAGGGCTCCTATAGGAAACGTCCTAAAGAGCTTATACCCACCTGCTTTTAAAACTATTTCAGTACTACCCCCACCTATATCAAACAAAAGATAGTCATCTCTAATTCCAAGGCCCACCTCGACACCGAGGAGGTTTTGAAAAGCTTCTTCTTCACCTGTTAATATTTCAACACTTAAACCGACTCTTTCTTGAATCAAATCTAAAAAGTGGTCCCGGTCAGAAGCTTCCCTAACTGCACTTGTTGCAAAAGCATAAATTTCATTAATACTGTTATCTTTAAGCTCATTATAAATTTTTTTAAGACCAACCAAAGTTCTATCTATGGCTTCTTCTTTTAGTTTCTTGGAAAGATATATCCCTTCTCCTAATCGAGTTGTAATTAACCTCTCTCCCATTTTCCTGAAAATCAGGTTTTCATCGATATCACCCCAAAGACCCCTTAAGCTATTACTACCTATATCCAAGACTCCAACTTTCAATCTTCCCTACCTCCTGTGATATAATCTTAATTGCAATGAAGGACATTTTAAACTTAACATATGTGGAACTATTAAAAATACTAACTGAAAATGGAGAAAAAAGCTATAGGGCTTCCCAAATTTTCTCATGGATATATAAAAAAGAAGTTTTCGATTTTGAAAGCATGACAAACTTGAGTAAAACTTTAAGAACGTACTTGAAAGAAAACTTCCTTTTACAACCTCTCGAGGTCTCAGAAAAAAGAATTTCAAAAGATGGAACAACAAAATATCTACTAAAGCTTAGAGATGGAATGTATATAGAAAGTGTAATAATTCCTCACCCTAATAGAACTACATACTGCATATCTACCCAGGTAGGCTGTCCTATAGGGTGTAAATTCTGCGCTACTGGTATGGTTGGATTTCAAAGAAATCTTGAATCAGGAGAAATAGTAAATCAAATATTAACACTAAGGAAGGACTCTGGTATTAATCCAAACAGGATAGTTTACATGGGAATGGGAGAACCCTTCTTAAACTATGAAGAGGTAATTAAAAGCCTAAAGATTATCACTCATCCTGCAGGTTTGAATATGAGTACAAGAAATGTAACAATATCAACAGTAGGTATAATACCTAAAATTTACGATTTCGTCAAAGTGTCTGGAGCTTTCAGACTGGCAATTTCTCTGCACTCCGCTCAGCAAAGTAAAAGAGAAAAAATA
This portion of the Synergistota bacterium genome encodes:
- a CDS encoding acetate kinase translates to MYILTLNCGSSSVKYMLYDWEKKLPLVKGTVERVTVGGSFCIHSPHGKESTRVEHDCPTHKEAIKLIIELLVHPQYGVINNVKEINAVGHRVVHGGEEFAKSVLIDDKALETFRKLSDLAPLHNPPNVMGIEAAKELLPNVPHVAVMDTAWHQTMPPSSYIYALPYEWYQKYKIRRYGFHGTSLLYVAKRAAVLLGKDPFDVNLVSLHIGNGVSANAVKKGLSFDTSMGFTPLEGLVMGTRAGDHDAAIDLYVMEKEGISPKVMNDILNKKSGILGITGKYIDRRDVMTALEAGDERAKLAFEIECYRLRKYVGAYSFALGNIDAIVFTAGVGEMSPEVREKVLENLDFWGIKLDCKRNAIAKTRNAETFIHEDTSRVKIFVIPTDEELVFVEDVVAILEGRYDIHTNFKYSFEDPNFVNPLRAEEFKKELQKKPELRGIIAIPPGGKSIVGI
- the rlmN gene encoding 23S rRNA (adenine(2503)-C(2))-methyltransferase RlmN produces the protein MKDILNLTYVELLKILTENGEKSYRASQIFSWIYKKEVFDFESMTNLSKTLRTYLKENFLLQPLEVSEKRISKDGTTKYLLKLRDGMYIESVIIPHPNRTTYCISTQVGCPIGCKFCATGMVGFQRNLESGEIVNQILTLRKDSGINPNRIVYMGMGEPFLNYEEVIKSLKIITHPAGLNMSTRNVTISTVGIIPKIYDFVKVSGAFRLAISLHSAQQSKREKIIPIAKSYRLTDLKKALLDFQEKKGKRITIEYILLKEYNTFKEDALSLRNFLEGLKTFVNLIPYNPISNGVFKKPSEDEVKKFHEMLLKLGIKAEVRKEKGSDIEAACGQLRGIRPSLENCGVGDGI